The genomic stretch GTCGGTCTCACTCACGACCGCATACAGGGGGAGTTCCGCCGCACCCGGCGTGTAGAGGGAAAACGCGCCGTCGTTCTGCGCGCCAATCGGGCTGATCCTGGCGGCGGGATCGCTGATGGCACGCGCCGTCACGGTGCAGCCCAAGGTCAGGGCATCGACGACAGTACCGACACCGGCCGAGGCGATCCCTGCATCCTCGTTCAGCACCATGTCGAACCCGAGCTGGGTGTTGACTGTCCCAGGCGACACCTGGAAGGCTCCGCGCGTGCTGTAGCCGTAGAAGACCGTCCAGCCGACAGCACCACTGTCTGGGGCCGGCGGCGTTCCGAGCGAGAGCCGCACCGTGCCACGCACGTTCCCGATGGGAGGCTTCGGCACGGGCGCGGGCGTCAGGGTGTAGGTGAGGGTCACGGCTGTCGTGGACGTCACGGTAACGTATTGCGGCTCCGGCGTGTTATACCCCACGACCGGGTGGCCATCGACCCGCAGCGCTCTGCCCGCCGCCAGAGCTTCGAAGGTTTTGCTGCCCTCGATGGTGCCGTCGAAGACCACGGCCGATGTGATGGAATCGGTGATGACGACAGGAGCACTGGCCACGCCGCTGATCTTCACGTCGAGACGGGACATAGGCACCGGAGCCGGACTCGCCGGACACGCAGTGAGCAGGATCGACAGACCGACGGCCACACCGGACAGGGGCTTCATCTGGCACGACCATACCGCGAGAGCCCGACGATCCGGGGCGCATGTGAGGCAGGTACATCCCCTGAGGTCAGGATGTGCGCCGTCTCAACATCCAGAATGTTGAACCGCGTTCACGATTACGGCCCCGCGCCCCGCCAGGGCGTACGGTGGACTGGTACCGTCCACAATCTGCGCCTCTGACCGGCGGTACATGAGGAGGCATCCAGCATGGCCGATATCCTGCCCCCCGATACCCTCAAGGAGCGCCCGCCGACCCCGGCCGCGCTGCTGAGCAACCGTGAAAAAGACCGCCTGATCGAACGTGGCTTCCTGGGCCTGTACCGCTGGTACACCGCCCGCAGCCAGGAGACGCGCAACTGGAACCCGGATCGCAGCTTCGAGTGGCGCTCCATCCGTCAGGATCTGCCGCCCGAGCTGATCACCGTGATCCAGGGCTTCTTCGCCGTAGAGCAGTACGCGCCGGACTTCACGAGTTCCCTGATCCACCTCGTGAGACGCAGCCACGGCCGCTCGCACTTCCAGATGCGCTGGGGCAGCGAGGAGGAGAAACACGCCGATGCGTGGGAGAACGCCCTGCTGTTCACTGGCCAGCGCAGCCCGCAGTACATCGAGGAATACAAGCACCGCCTGAAGTCGCAGACGTGGGAACTGCCCTTCCCGGACGCGATTCACAATCTGGTGTACACCGTGTTCCAGGAGCGGGCCACGCAGCTGAACTACCTGAACATGATGAAGATCGCCCAGGGCAAGAGCGAGAAGCCGCACCTGGCGGGTGTGCAGGATCCGGTGCTGGCCAAGGTGGCCCAGACCATCGCCGTGGACGAGGCCGCGCATTACAACTTCTTCCTGGAAGGCGTGCGGATGTACCTGTATTACTACCCCCAGCAGACGCTGGAGGCGATCCGCAGCATCATCGGGCAGTTCTCCATGCCGGCCGCCACACTGATTCCCGACTGGGCGCAGTTCCAGGAGACCGTGTACCGCGCCGGGATCTACGGCCCCCGCGACTTCCAGCGCGACGTCATGCAGGTCGCCTTCCGGAACCTGGGCGTCGAGAGCCGCAAGGCGCTGGAAGAGGGCATCCGCAAGACGCGCGAGGTGCCGGACTTTGATGGCCAGAATCCGCGCACGACCGCCATCTGGGACACCTTCGACTACGGACAGATCGAGGGCGACGTCCGGCGGCTGCACGCGAAGATCGGCGACTACGAGAAGGAGATCGGCTTCGACCAGTACGACCCGACCGTGTTCGTCGAGAACCCCGAGGTGCCGGGGCGCGGCCAGCCGGAGCCCGGCGGTTCGGGGCAGGCCGCTGACGACTGAGTGCGTACCCTGTGCCTGACAGCCCTGGCCCCGCGCCGGGGCTGTTCCCGTTGACCGGGGCGTGACGTGCGAGCCTTATACCCTGTTCCCCATGCGCGTGCTTGAGGTCTTTCTGGTGTTCCTGCGGCTGGGCCTGACCAGTTTCGGCGGGCCGGTCGCGCACCTGGGGTACTTCCGGGCGGAAGTTGTACAGCGCCGCGCGTGGCTGACCGAGCAGGGCTACGCCGATGTGGTCGCGCTGGCGCAGTTCCTGCCCGGCCCGGCGAGTTCGCAGACTGGCTTCGCGGTGGGCCTGCTGCGGGCCGGGTGGCCGGGGGCACTGGCCGCGTGGCTGGGCTTCACGCTGCCCAGCGCACTGCTGATGACCGCGTTCGCGCTGGGCGTGACGCGTGTGGGAGACGTAACCGGAGCCGGGTGGCTCGCTGGCCTGAAGGTCGCGGCGGTGGCCGTGGTCGCGCAGGCGGTGGCGGGAATGTGGAGCACGTTGGTCACGGATCGCGTGCGGGTCGCGCTGGCGCTGGGCGTGGCCGCGTTGCTGGTGACGCTGCCGGGGGCCGGGTGGCAGATCGCGGTGCTGCTGGCGTGTGCCGTGATCGGGTGGCGCGTCCTCCCGGCGGGAAAGGTTCAGGAAGGGCACCTGCCGCCGGTGCCGGTGTCGCGCCAGACGGGCGTGCTGCTGCTCCTGACCTGCGGGGCGGGACTGGTGATCCTGCCGCTCCTGGCTCCGATGTCGCCCGCCTGGGCGCTGCTGGACGGCACGTACCGCGCCGGTGCCCTGGTGTTCGGCGGCGGGCATGTCGTGCTGCCGCTGCTGGAGACCGGATTCGTCCCCCAGTTCCTGGGCCACGAGACCTTCATCGCGGGCTACGGGGCCGCCAACGCGGTGCCGGGGCCGCTGTTCACCTTCGCCACCTACCTGGGCGCGGCGCAGGGGGCCGTCTCCCCTGCCCTGGGGGCCGTCCTGGCGACCGTCGGCGTGTTCCTGCCGGGCCTGCTGCTGATGGCCGGGGCGCTGCCGTTGTGGTCGGCGCTGTCGGCCCGGCCGGCGGCCCGGTCGGCCCTGGCCGGCGTGAACGCTGGCGTGGTCGGGCTGCTGCTGGCGGCGCTGTATTCGCCGGTCTTTACCGGGGGTATCCGGGGGCCGCGTGATCTGGCGCTGGCCCTGCTGGGATATGCGGCCCTCACAGCGGGGCGGGTGCCGGCGTGGGCCGTCGTACTGGGCTGTGCGCTACTGGGGCAGCTCATCCTGTAGGCCGTAAATCTCCAGAAAGCGGCGGACACGGGCCTCCAGCGTCTGCAGCGGCGCGACCTCGCCGCAGACCCAGTCCGGGGCATAGTTGCGGCAGACCTGCGGCCGGGTGGCGTAGATGGCGCACAGGCACCCGGCTCCCAGATGCACGCACGGCACGCCCAGCGGCTTGTCCAGCGCCGCGATGTCCGGGGCCGCGCAGCACGCACCGCAGGCCGTGCACCCCCGCACCAGCGTCGAGCGGGGGCCATAGCCGGCGGGCGGCAAGAAGGGGTCGGCCACTCAGCGCAGGTCGGCGGCAGCGGCCAGGAAGGCGTCGTTCTCGGCGGGAGTACCCACCGCCACGCGCAGGCAGCCGGCCAGCAGGTGCAGGCGATCCTGGCGGCGCACCACGATCCCGCGACTCAGGAAGTGCCGGTACGCGGCGTCGGCGTCCGGGGTGCGCAGCAGGAAGAAATTCGCCTGACTGGGCAGGGCCATGCAGGTCGGGTGATCGCGCAGCGCGTCCAGCATCCGGCCCCGCTCGGCCACGGCCTCGGTCACGCGCTCGTGGACATACGTGGGGTGCTCCAGGGCCACCTCCAGCACCGCCTGGGTCAGGGCGTTCATGGTGAAGGCCGAGACCAGCTTCTGGATGTTCGCGGCCAGTTCCGGCGCAGCCAGCGCGTAGCCGGCCCGCACGCCCGCGAGGCTCCAGGCCTTGCTGAAGGTGCGCAGGCTCAGGGCGTTCGGGTGCGCCTGCACCAGTGACCGGAAATCGCTGTGGCTGTACTGGTGGTACGCCTCGTCGATCACCACGACCCAGCCGTGGGCGGCCTCCAGCAGCGTCTGCACGTCAGCCTGGGCGTCCAGATGACCGGTCGGCGCGTGCGGCTGCGTGATGTACAGCACGCCGGGCGGCCGGGTGCGCAGTTCCCTCAGCAGGCCCGCCACCGGCAGCGAGAAGTCGTCGTTCAGGGCGACCTGCACCAGATTCGCGCCGAGCAGCTGGGCCTCCAGGGTGTACACGCTGAAGGTGGGATTCACAGTCAGCACCGTCTGCCCGATCCCGGCGAGTTCGGTGAGCAGCTTGATCAGCACGTTGCTGCCGGGCGTGACCACCACCCCGTGCTCGTCCCAGTCCTCCAGGGCAGCGATGCGGCGGCGCAGCTCATCGGCATGCAGGTCGGGATACCGGTTCCACGGGCGTTCCATCAGGCGGGCCACGGCCAGGGCCTTGAGGCGCTCGGGGAAGTCGTAGGGGTTCTCGTTCTGATCGAGTTTGATGGCCGCGTCGGTGGGCGTGAAGGGATAGGCAGGCACGTCACGCACGGCGCGGCGGATACCGGTCGGCGCGTCCAGGGGGGCAGCGTCCTGAGGAGCGAGGGGCGTGCGGGTCATGTGTCCAGTTCTACCACCGCGCCACAGGCCGTCCAGACGCGTCGTCCGGTCAGGCCAAACGGGCGTTTGGGCGCGTGCTACCCTCGGATCACCGCGCTCCGGGCGCGACCGCTCCCATGACCGATCCCGTCAAATCCCGCCGAGAACAGATCCTCGATTCCGCCAGCCGGCTGTTCTCGGAACGCGGCTACCACGCCACGTCCATGCGCGACCTCGCCAGCGAGCTGGGGATGCAGGGCGGCAGCCTGTACGCGCATATCAGCGGCAAGGAGGAACTGCTCGTCGAGATCGTGAACCGCGCGTCCCGGCAGTTCGACGCCGCGCTGTTCACCCTGCGGGACGTCCCCCTGCCGCCCGAGGACAAGCTGCGCGAGGCCATGCGCCGCCACATCCAGGTCGTGGCCGACAACATGGACAGCGCCACCGTGTTCTTCCACGAGTGGAAGCACCTGTCGCCCGCCGCCTACGCCCGCGTGACCAGCTGGCGCGATTCCATCGATGCGTTCTACCGCGAACTGATCACGGAGGGCGTCCATGCGGGCGCGTTCCGCCCCGATCTCGACCCGAAGTCGGCAGCCTATCTGGTGCTGTCGGCCGTGAACTGGGCGTACACGTGGTATCGGCCCGGCGGGCCCCTCACCCCCCGCGACGTGGCCGACACCTTCGCCGACATGCTGCTGCGCGGCCTGAGGGCCGAGACCACAGGAGCCCGCCGTGAGTAACCCTACCGTCACCGTCAAGATCCGCGAGGCGATCACCTACGCGCAGGGCCGCGCCGCCCGCCTGAACCGCACCCAGCAGCTGGAGATCGGCCCCGACCTGTTCATCCGCATCGCGCCCGGTGGGCGGCGCTTCCTGCTGTTCTGCCTGGACGGCGAGCCCGAACGCAGCGCTGCCGAGGCGATCGCCGCCGCGCTGGGCCTGAAGCACCCCGAGTACGGCTGGCACCAGGGCGAGACCCTGAGATCCCTGACTGTGATCGAGCCGGGATCGGACGTGGTGGCCGAGGCTCCGGGCACGGACGACGGCGGATAGCTTCTACCGCACGCCGAACCCGAAGCGCTCCATGACCTCGGCCGGCGTGCGTTTCGGGCGGCCACTGACCGGATCGACCCACACCCAGTCGGTGCGGCACTCGGCCAGCCGCACCCCCTGGGGCGGGTCACCGTCGTTCACGCGGTCGATCGTGTAGACCCGCACCGAGCGCAGGCCGGCACTCTCGGTCAGGAGGGTGCGGACGCGCACGTGGTCGCCCAGGACGGCCGGCACGTGGTACGTGATGCGGTGCTGCCGCGCGACGGGCACGGCCCCCAGCGCGGCCAGGGCGGGCGTGTCCATGCCCAGGCTGGCGGCATGCGCTCGGGCCACGCGCTCGCACCACGTCAGGTACACGACGTTGTTCACGTGCTCCAGTTCGTCCAGATCCTCAGGGCCCACCGTCAGGAACACCTCAAAACGGCGTGCCGGGATCAGTGCGTCCCAGTCGGCGTGGGCCTCGGGAAGCTCGCTCACGCCCCGTACAGCGCATTCACGGCCTGTGAACCCGCGATGTCCAGATCCGTGATGCCGCCCGCGTCGTGCGTGAAATACGTGACCTTCACCTTCCGGTATCCGATCAGGATGTCCGGGTGGTGATCCCCCTCCTCGGCGTGCGCGGCGACCCGGACGGCGAAGTCCACCCCCGCCTGGTACGTGTCGAACGCGAATTCGCGCCACAGCCGGCCGTCGTCGCCCCACCAGCCGGGGGCCTTGCGGGCCTGCACGTCACCGTCGGTCAGGAGGCGGTCTCGGTCATAGGCCATGCGGGGATCGTACGCCATGCCCCGAGGGTAGAAGGACGGCGCGGATCAGGGGATGAGTGGGGATGCGGTTCAAGTCAGGTGATTGAGGACGGTCAGCGCCAGCCCACGAGAGCCCCGTCCGGAAGCATCACGACGTTGGGCTCGTTCAGCAGCAGGCTCAGCGCCAGGAACTCGATCTCACTCGACACTGGCACGACGAGGTGACGGCCATCGGCGAGAGCGATCTCGATTCGCCGCTGATCCGTGACCGGTGACCAGATCTTGCGCGAGTGGGTGAGAGCGACGCCAGCGGTTCCAGTGATGCTCATGGTCATGTGATGTCTCCCTGGCCCGTCCCCTTCCGGATCGGGTTGATCGAGGATGCGCCGCAGGCAGTGACCGCGCCGTGACCGCCCAATCGTTCCCCCTCTCCCTGCGCTCCTTTGCGGGGCCGCGCTATCCTCTTTCCCTATGCGTGCCCAGCCAGCGCAGAGCGTCCTCAAGGGCACCGGACAGGGTGCGCTGCCGCCCATGCTGGAGCAGTACGTAACCATGCGCGACGAGGTGGCCGCGCAGCTCCCGCACGCGCTGCTGCTGTTCCAGGTGGGCGACTTCTACGAGACCTTCGGTGAGGACGCCGAGCGCGCCGCCCGGCTGCTGGGCATCGCCCTGACGCACAAGTCGAGCAAGGATTTCTCCACGCCCATGGCCGGGATTCCGCTGCGGGCACTCGACGGCAACGTGGAGAAGCTGCTCGCGGCGGGCGTGTGTGTGGCGGTCGCGGATCAGGTCGAGGAACCCGGCACGGGACTGGTCGACCGCAAGGTCACGCAGCTCCTGACGCCCGGCACCGTGACCGAGGAGCGGCACCTCGGCGTGGACGAAAACTACCTCGCGGCGGTGGCGACCGGTGACGGCTACGCGCTGGCGCTGCTGGACGTCTCGACCGGCGAGTTCCGCTGCGCGGCCTTCCACACGCGGCTGGCGCTGTACGACGAGCTGTCGCGCTGGCGGGCACGCGAGGTGCTGCTGGCCCCCGAACTGGCGGGCAACGCCGCGCTGCTGGCCGACTTCCAGGCCCGCTTTCCGGTCATGCTGTCGCCCGCCAATTTCGGCGAGGCCGGCTGCCGGAGCGAACTGGACACGGCGCTGGGCGAGGTGCCGGGCACCCTGTCCACCCCGGCCCTGCTGCGGGCCTGCGGCGCGGTGCTGGGCTACGCGCGGCTGACGCTCCAGGGGCAGCTGGGCATGGTGCGCCGGGTGGTGCGCTTCGAGCCCGGCGCGCACATGCGGCTGGCCGAGTCGTCCCTGCGGGCGCTGGAGGTCTTCACGCCGCAGTCGCCCCAGGGCGTGACCCTCATGGACATCCTGTGCCAGACCCGCACGGCGGGCGGGCGGCGGCGGCTGCGCGCGTGGTTGCGGGCCCCGCTGCTGGACGAGCTGAGCATCCGTGCCCGGCTGGACGCCGTGGAGGCGCTCACGCGGGCGGCCGATCTGCGCGGCGGCGTGCGGTCGCTGCTGTACCGCGCCCATGATCTGGAGCGGCTGGCGGCGCGGGTGGCGACCCGCCGGGCCACCCCGCGCGAGGTGGCGGCCCTGGCGCGCACCCTGGAACTGCTGCCCGAGGCGACCCGGCTGCTGGGCGAGCAGGTCGGGCTGCTGGGCGGCGTCCGGGCGCGGCTGTCGGCCCTGCCGGACGTGGTCACACGCATCCGGGCGGCGCTGGTCGACGACCCGCCCCTGCGCCTGGGCGACGGCGGCCTGATCCGCGACGGCTTCCACGCCGAGCTGGACGAGGTTCGCAGCGGCTCGCTGTCGCACCGGGCGTGGCTGGCCGAGCTGGAGGCCACCGAGCGCACGCGCACCGGCATCGGGTCGCTGAAGGTCGGCTACAACAGCGTGTTCGGCTACTACCTGGAGGTCACAGGATCACACCTGGGCAAGGTGCCGCCCGACTACCGGCAGGTGGCGACCCTGAAAGACCGTGCCCGCTTCACCCGGCCCGACCTGCGCGAGCGCGAGCGCGAGATCGCCCGGCTGGACGCGGCGGCGTCCCGGCTGGAGACCCAGGTCTTCACCGAGCTGCGCGACTCGCTGGCTGCCCATGCTGAGGCGCTCTCGGAGGCGGCGGGAGCGCTGGCCGAGCTGGACGTGCTGTCGGCACTGGCCGAGCTGGCGGTGGACTGCTCGTGGGTGCGCCCCCAGACCGTGCCGGACGCCGAGATCGCACTGACGCAGGCGCGGCATCCGGTCGTGGAGCGGGCGACCGGCGGGAAGTTCGTGCCCAACGACGCCGCGCTGGACGCCGGCCGCTTCCTGCTGCTGCTGACCGGGCCGAACATGGCGGGCAAGAGCACCTACCTGCGCACCGTGGCGATCTGTGCGCTGCTGCACCAGATCGGCTCCTTCGTGCCCGCCGACCACGCCCAGATGCCGGTGTACGACGCGATCCACACCCGGATCGGCGCGTCGGACGACCTGGCCGGGGGCCGCTCGACCTTCATGGTCGAGATGAGCGAGCTGGCCGCGATCCTGCACGGCGCGACCGCCCGCAGCCTGATCATTCTGGACGAGGTCGGGCGCGGCACCAGCACCCTGGACGGCCTGGCGATCGCGCAGGCCGCGCTGGAGCACCTGCACGCGACCGGCGCACACACCCTGTTCGCCACCCACTACTTCGAACTGACCCGGCTGGAGGCTGAGCTGCCGGGTCTCGTGAACCTGCACGTGGCCGCCGAGGAGGAGGCGCGCGAGGGCGGCAGCGGCGGCCTGACTTTCTACCATCAGGTCGTGCCGGGCGCGGCGCGGCACAGCTACGGCGTGGAGGTCGCGCGGCTGGCCGGGCTGCCGGGCAACGTCACGGCCCGCGCGGCGCGGCTGCTGACCGCCCTGAATGCGGGCGGCGACGACCGGACGCTCGTGCGCGAACTCGCCACGCTGGACGTGTCGCGCCTGACCCCCCTGCAGGCCCTGGAACTCCTGCACCGCTGGCAGCGCGAGATGAGTGGGAGCGCCGACACCGCGCCCACCCCGACCTGAACGTGCCCTGACGGGCAGCGGCTCAGCCCCGGAAGATCAGGTCGGGCCCCAGGTCGCCGATCCGGGCCTTGCCACACAGCGCCACGGCGAGCCGCAGTTCGTCGCGCAGCAGTTCCAGCATGTGCCGGACGCCCGCCTCGCCGGCCAGCGCCAGACCGTACAGCGCGGGGCGGGCCACGAAGACGGCGCTCGCCCCCAGCGCCACGGCCTTGAGGACGTCGGTGCCGCGCATCACGCCGCCGTCGAGGTAGATCTCGGCGCGGCCGGCCACAGCGGTCACGATCTCCGGCAGGGCGTCCAGGGCGGTCACGGCGGTGTCGAGCTGCCGCCCGCCGTGGTTGCTGACCCACACGTGGCAGCCGTGCTGCACCGCAAGGTCGGCATCCTCGGCCGTCAGCAGGCCCTTGAGGACGATCGGCAGGTCGGTCTGGGCCCGCAGCCACGCCAGATCGGCCCACGACAGCCCCGGATCGAGCAGCGAGTTGAAATAGCTCAGGTCGTCCAGATGCTCGCTGCCGGGCCGGCGCGGGCCGACGTTGGGCAACACCGTGCCCGGCTCGACATGGACAGGCGTGCGGATGATCGCCTCCCGCCGGCCCAGCTGCGGGGCGTCCACCGTGAGCACCAGTGCCCGCGCTCCGGCGGCGGTCGCCCGCTGGATCAGGGCGCGGCTCACCTCGCGGTCGCGGTACACGTACAGCTGGAACCACCACTGCCCCGGAGCGGCGAGCGCCACGTCCTCCAGGGATCGGTGGCTCAGGGTACTCAGGGTCATGACGCTGCCCAGGCCGGCAGCGGCGCGGGCCGTGGCGACCTCGGCGTCCGGGTGGGCCAGACCATGCAGGGCACACGGCGCGATGCCGACCGGGAAGGCCAGCGGCATGCCCAGCACCGTCGTGGACACGTCAACCTGCGACACGTCGACCAGCATGCGGGGCCGCAATTTCAGCGCGGCGTAGCCGTCCCGGTTGGCACGGACGGTCACCTCGTCGTTCGCTCCGCCCACGTAATACGCCAGGGCGGCAGGCGACAGGACGGCGGCGGCGGCCTCTTCCATCTCGCGGAGGTTCAGGTAGGGCAGAGCCATGGGTAGGTTCAGTCTGGCATGGGCCGCCACCGGGCGGGCCGTGCGGCCATTTGATGAAGGCCCGGCCGCCGGTGGTCGGGCCGCCGCCGGGCTGCACCTGCCAGGATGGAGACCCGGCAGGATGAAGGACGTGGGCCGACCCGGCCCGGAGGAGTGCCCCGTGAACACCGACGCCCTGGACGCCCTGCGTGCCCGTTACGGCGAGCAGCTCAGTACCGCCGCCCCCGTGCTGGAGGCCCACGGGCGCGACGAGAGCCACCCGACGATCCACCCGCCCCACGCCGTGCTGTTCGCCCACAGCGAGGCGGATGTGGTGGATGCCCTGCGGCTCGCCGTCACCCACGGCTTCCCGGTCACGCCCTTCGCGGTGGGCAGCAGTCTGGAAGGGCAGGTGATCCCGGTTCACGGCGGCCTGTCCCTCGACGTGAGCGGTATGAACCGGGTGCTGTCCATCGAGCCCGGCGGGTTCCAGGCGACCGTACAACCCGGCGTGACCTATCCCGAACTGAACCGGCAGACCCGCTCCCACGGCCTGTTCTTCCCGGTCGATCCCGGCGCCGAGGCCAGCCTGGGCGGCATGGCCTCCACGAACGCCAGCGGCACGGCGGCGGTACGGTACGGCACCACCCGCGACAATGTCCTGGAACTGCGCGTGGCCCTGATGGACGGCACCGTGATCCGCGCGGGCAGCCGCGCCCGCAAGACCAGCGCCGGCTACGACCTGAAACACCTCTTCATCGGTGCCGAGGGCACGCTGGGGGTGATCACGGAGCTCACGGTGCGCCTGTGGCCCCTGCCCGCCCACGTGACGGTGGTGCGCGGCACCTTCGCCACCGTGCAGGCCGCCGCGGCCTGCGCCGTGGCCATCATGAGCGCCGCGCTGCAGCCCGAGCGGCTGGAACTCATCGACGAGCACGGGATCCGCGCCGTGAACGCCTACGAGGGCACGGCCTACCCGGAGGTGCCGACCCTGTGGATCGAACTCGCGGCAGCCAGCGGAGGCGCCCTGGACGACGCGGTGGCCGCGTGCACCGACCTGTGCCGGGACGCCGGGGCACTGCACGTGGACACCGCCCGCAGCGCGGCAGAGCGGGCCGCACTGTGGGCCGCACGGCACCATGCGTATCCGGCGATGAAGGCGCTGCACCCCACTCACGCCCGGCTGAGCACCGACGTGTGCGTGCCGCTGCACCGCCTGCCCGACGTGCTCGCCGCCAGCCGTGAACGCTGCGACGCCGCCGGCCTCGACGCGACCTTCCTGGGACACGTGGGCGACGGAAACTTCCATGTGCTGTTCCACGCGGCCCCGGACGACGCCGCAACATGGGCCACGGTGAACGACGTGTACGATCACATGATCTCACTGGCGCTGGACGCCGGGGGCACGTGTTCCGGCGAACACGGGGTGGGGCTGCACAAGCGCACCCATCTGGCCCGCGAGCATGGGGACTCGCTGCACGTCATGCGCGGCGTGAAGGCCCTGCTCGACCCGCGTGGCCTGCTCAACCCCGGCAAGATCCTTCCCTGATCGCGGCACATGAGGCGATCTGCAACGCCCGGTATGCACCTCCATGAGCGGCAACCGGACGGCCACCCGCGGCCGCCCGTGCCCGTCTCCGGCGCGGCCGCAGGAGCAGCGATCCCGGCCGGCAGCGTGCCGGACGGTGCCGGGCGACGCACCGGGTGCACCGACTGGAGCCGCACGCCCTGCACTCCGCCTTGAGGAGGGCGTGAGGAGAAGCGCCGGAGCCAGTTGTGGGTCGGCTCACTTGCCTATGGCACCCACACACGACAGTGAGGTAGCCGGCCACGGAGATCACCGGGGTTCGCTGTGGAGGAGACCGATGTTCACTGCCCCCCGAGCCCCAGCCCATGCCCGAGACCGTCACCACACCCGCCCGGCCCGTGGTGTCCTGACGATGCTGCTGGGCAGTGTCCTGGCCTCCTGCGCCGCACCGGCCACGCCGGCCCCGACCCCAGCGCCCGCCGCGCCCCTGCAGCCCCAGACGGCGTGGGCCCCCCTGTTCAACGGCAGGGATCTGGGCGGATGGATGACGTGGCTGCCTTCGACCGGCGCCGGCCGCGACCCGGCCGGCATCTTCCGGGTTCAGGACGGCGAGCTGCGTGTCCTGCAGGTCGAGGACACCGGGGCGGAGCGGGACTTCGGCTACGTGGCGACCACCGCGCCGTACACCGACTACCGCCTGCGGCTCCAGTACCGCTGGGGCAAGACGACCTTCGCGCCCCGCAAGGATCTGCCGCGCGATGCGGGCATCCTGTACCACCTGACCGGCCCGGACACCATCTGGCCCAGTTCGATGGAGTTCCAGATCATGGAGGGCAACACCGGCGATCTGTGGGCCATCAACGGCACGAACCTGTCCACGACCGTGAGCAGCGGCAGCGACGGCGATCCCAGGTATGACCCGTTCGGGGAAGCGCTGACGACCCAGTTTCCCGCCGAGAGCTACAAGCGCGTGCAGCGGGCCACCGACGTGCCCGAGAATGCCAGCGGCTGGAACGACGTGGAACTGATCGTGTCGGGCGACGAGGCGGTGCAGGTCGTGGACGGTCAGGTGACGAGCCGCGTGACCGGCATCCGTGCCCCGGACGGCTCGGCCCTGCGGTCAGGCCGCATTGCCCTCCAGGCCGAGGGGGCCGAGGTCACCTACCGCAACATCGACCTGCGCCCGCTGGCGTATCTGGCCCCACCCACCGGCGCCACGGTGCTGCTGGCGTCCGGGGCCGACAGCGCCGCCGCGTGGCAGTCGCGCAGCGGCGGCGCGGCCGACTGGCCCGTGCAGGGCGGTCGCATGACGGTGCGCAGCACCGCGAAGCCGGGCGACGCCGCGAGCAGCAACGACCTGCGCAGCGCCGAGACCTTCGGGGACATGCACCTGCACCTGGAATTCAAGGTGCCGGTCACGCGTGGTGGCCTGCCCGAACAGGAGCGTGGCAACAGCGGCGTGTACCTCCAGGGGCGCTACGAGGTGCAGATTCTCGATTCCTATGGGCAGCCGCCGACCGGCCAGGACGACCTGGGCGCGGTGTACGGACAGCACGCCCCGGCCGTGAACGCCGCGCTGCCGTCCGGCGCGTGGCAGAGCTACGACATCGAATTCCGGGCCGCCCGCTGGGAGGGCACCCAGAAGACCGCCGACGCCCGCGTGACCGTGTACCTGAACGGTGAGAAGGTGCAGGACGACGTGGCCCTGAGTGGCAGCACACTGCTGGGCGAGCCGGAGGCCGCCTCGGACGGGCCGGTGGTCTTGCAGGATCACGGCAGCGAGGTGCAGTTCCGCAACATCTGGGTCGCGCCGCTGGAGGACTGACAGCGGTGTTCAATTCCGCGCCGGGGCTGAACGGATACCCC from Deinococcus sp. AB2017081 encodes the following:
- a CDS encoding YkgJ family cysteine cluster protein, with product MADPFLPPAGYGPRSTLVRGCTACGACCAAPDIAALDKPLGVPCVHLGAGCLCAIYATRPQVCRNYAPDWVCGEVAPLQTLEARVRRFLEIYGLQDELPQ
- a CDS encoding acyl-ACP desaturase — protein: MADILPPDTLKERPPTPAALLSNREKDRLIERGFLGLYRWYTARSQETRNWNPDRSFEWRSIRQDLPPELITVIQGFFAVEQYAPDFTSSLIHLVRRSHGRSHFQMRWGSEEEKHADAWENALLFTGQRSPQYIEEYKHRLKSQTWELPFPDAIHNLVYTVFQERATQLNYLNMMKIAQGKSEKPHLAGVQDPVLAKVAQTIAVDEAAHYNFFLEGVRMYLYYYPQQTLEAIRSIIGQFSMPAATLIPDWAQFQETVYRAGIYGPRDFQRDVMQVAFRNLGVESRKALEEGIRKTREVPDFDGQNPRTTAIWDTFDYGQIEGDVRRLHAKIGDYEKEIGFDQYDPTVFVENPEVPGRGQPEPGGSGQAADD
- a CDS encoding acyl-CoA thioesterase; amino-acid sequence: MSELPEAHADWDALIPARRFEVFLTVGPEDLDELEHVNNVVYLTWCERVARAHAASLGMDTPALAALGAVPVARQHRITYHVPAVLGDHVRVRTLLTESAGLRSVRVYTIDRVNDGDPPQGVRLAECRTDWVWVDPVSGRPKRTPAEVMERFGFGVR
- a CDS encoding 4a-hydroxytetrahydrobiopterin dehydratase, whose translation is MAYDPRMAYDRDRLLTDGDVQARKAPGWWGDDGRLWREFAFDTYQAGVDFAVRVAAHAEEGDHHPDILIGYRKVKVTYFTHDAGGITDLDIAGSQAVNALYGA
- a CDS encoding pyridoxal phosphate-dependent aminotransferase, whose amino-acid sequence is MTRTPLAPQDAAPLDAPTGIRRAVRDVPAYPFTPTDAAIKLDQNENPYDFPERLKALAVARLMERPWNRYPDLHADELRRRIAALEDWDEHGVVVTPGSNVLIKLLTELAGIGQTVLTVNPTFSVYTLEAQLLGANLVQVALNDDFSLPVAGLLRELRTRPPGVLYITQPHAPTGHLDAQADVQTLLEAAHGWVVVIDEAYHQYSHSDFRSLVQAHPNALSLRTFSKAWSLAGVRAGYALAAPELAANIQKLVSAFTMNALTQAVLEVALEHPTYVHERVTEAVAERGRMLDALRDHPTCMALPSQANFFLLRTPDADAAYRHFLSRGIVVRRQDRLHLLAGCLRVAVGTPAENDAFLAAAADLR
- the chrA gene encoding chromate efflux transporter is translated as MRVLEVFLVFLRLGLTSFGGPVAHLGYFRAEVVQRRAWLTEQGYADVVALAQFLPGPASSQTGFAVGLLRAGWPGALAAWLGFTLPSALLMTAFALGVTRVGDVTGAGWLAGLKVAAVAVVAQAVAGMWSTLVTDRVRVALALGVAALLVTLPGAGWQIAVLLACAVIGWRVLPAGKVQEGHLPPVPVSRQTGVLLLLTCGAGLVILPLLAPMSPAWALLDGTYRAGALVFGGGHVVLPLLETGFVPQFLGHETFIAGYGAANAVPGPLFTFATYLGAAQGAVSPALGAVLATVGVFLPGLLLMAGALPLWSALSARPAARSALAGVNAGVVGLLLAALYSPVFTGGIRGPRDLALALLGYAALTAGRVPAWAVVLGCALLGQLIL
- a CDS encoding TetR/AcrR family transcriptional regulator, which codes for MTDPVKSRREQILDSASRLFSERGYHATSMRDLASELGMQGGSLYAHISGKEELLVEIVNRASRQFDAALFTLRDVPLPPEDKLREAMRRHIQVVADNMDSATVFFHEWKHLSPAAYARVTSWRDSIDAFYRELITEGVHAGAFRPDLDPKSAAYLVLSAVNWAYTWYRPGGPLTPRDVADTFADMLLRGLRAETTGARRE